The following nucleotide sequence is from Halorussus caseinilyticus.
TTCAGGCGGACTTCAACGGCTCGCGGTCCGACGAGACGCGAGTCTCGCTCGCCGACCTCATCGTACTGGGCGGTAACGCGGCCGTCGAGCAGGCGGCCGCCGACGCCGGGTACGACGTGGAAGTGCCCTTCGAACCCGGACGCGTGGACGCCTCCCAAGAGGAGACCGACGTGGAGTCGTTCGAGGCGCTCAAGCCGAAGGCGGACGGATTCCGCAACTACGTAGAGAGCGGGGTCGAAGAGCCCGCGGAGGAGTTGCTGGTCGATAAAGCCGACCTGCTCGACCTGACGCCGCCCGAGATGACGGTTCTGGTCGGCGGCATGCGCGCGCTTGACGCGAACTACCAGCAGTCGGACCTCGGCGTCTTCACCGACGACCCCGAGACGCTGACCAACGACTTCTTCGTGAACCTGCTCGGCATGGACCACGAGTGGGAACCGGTCTCCGACTCCGAAGCGGTCTTCGAGGTGCGCGACCGTGAGACGGGCGAACTCGAAGGGAAGGCGACTCGCGTGGACCTCATCTTCGGGTCCCACTCCCGCCTCCGCGCCCTCGCGGAAGTCTACGCCGCCGACGACGGCGAAGAGAAGTTCGTGCGCGACTTCGTTGACGCGTGGCACAAGGTGATGACCCTCGACCGCTTCGACCTCGAATAAGCCTCTTCCACGTTTCTTTTAGCACTATTTAGTTATCTTTGACGGTGTTTTTGTTGACTTTAGCGATTATTTAGGTTTCCTTCTGCGACGTTCACGGGACCGACGAGAAGGACGCTCGGAAACTTTCCTCGCTCCAACTCGTTACAACAACCGCAGGTATCGTGGCCAAGAACGTTTCTAAAGCCCCCGCCCGCTCGCGGTCGCTGAGCGACCGCGAACCGCGCGAGGGCTTTCGAGGAGACTACTCTCCCGTCCGCTCCGCCGGTGTCGAATGCGAGGCCTTTCTAGAACCGACACTGAAAAATAGGGTAGTTCCGAACCCCCTTCCAATGCTGGAGTTGGAGCATCGCTTCCGGGTCGTAGACGTACACGCCAGACTCAACGCCGACGCCGGAGGCGTCCAGACTCGCGGGCGGGCAATCAGTCCGGACCGGTTAGAGCGGGAGATGCATCAGGCGGGCGTCGTGCGCTCGGTCGTGTTCCCCGGCGCGCGCGACGGCGGTAGTTACGTGAGCGCCAACAACGCCGTCGCGCGCCGGAGCGTGGACCGGCCGTTCCTCGCGTTCGCCCGTATCAACGGACCCCGCGACCCCGGCGAACGCGCGTCCTCGCGCCTGCGCAACCTCGCCGCGCGCCGGAAGGACCACCACACCTCGCCAGAGGACGTAGAGCAGTACGCCTACGACGACCGGTTTCACGGCTTCAAACTCAATCCCGCCGAGGACGGCCTGCCCGACGAAGAGACGTTAGACCAGTTGGAGGACGTAGCACTGCCCGTCCTCGTCCACGCTGGCGAGGGGTTCTCGCCTGCCGCGGCCGAAGATTCCCTGCTCTCGCGGTCGTTCCCGGTCGTTCTGGCCCACTTCGGCGGCCACCCGCTCAACCGGGAGTTGATGACCGACGCCGTGGACATGCTGGAACGCAACGACACCTGTTACCTCGACACGAGTTACGTCCGCTACCGGGACCTGCTGGAGCGAGCGGTGATGGAACACCCCGACCGCGTGCTGTTCGGCAGTGGGTCGCCGAGTTCCCACCCGAACGTCGCGGTGATGGAGATTCTGACCCTCGACGTGCCCGAGGACGCGATGCGGAAGGTCTTCGACAAGAACGCCAGACGCGTCCTCGACGACTCGCTTCCGGGCGACTTCTGAACCCTACGGGGCAAACTCCTTAGTCGCTGGCTCCCGACTCGTCCCGCGAGGCCGAAGGAATGGCTGACAACGGGGGCGACGACCGAAAATCCGACGAGGGCACCTGTACCGACAGCGACGACTCGGCGGGCGCGTCGAACGACTCGCCCGAGACCGACCAGCCAACTCCCGGCGTCTCGCTCTCGCTGGACGCGACGCTCGAACTGCTGGCCCACTCCGACCGACGAGCGATACTCGACTACCTGCTGGACGCCGAGGACTCCACCGCGACCGTCGGCGAACTCGCGGACTACCTCGTCGCGAAAAAAGCCGAACGGACGGGCGAACAACCCGGTCACGACCACGTTCTCTCGACGCTCCACCACGTCCACATCCCGAAACTGGCGGACTCGGGCGTCGTGGACTACGACCCCCGAACGAAGGAAGTTCGGTACTGGGGAAGCGACCGACTCGAAACGTGGCACGAGCGCATCCAGAGCCGGGAAGACACTTAGTCCGGCGCGTTCCCCGCGATAGCGTCGGGTCCCTCGTCCGATTGGACCAGTTGCGCTCCGTCGGTCTCCTGTCGGGCGGCGAGGGTGAGAAACGGTTCGAGCGCTTCTACCCCGTCCGAGAGCGCCACCCCGTCTTCGGGGTCGTCGTACTCCACTACGTCGAAGTCGGCGAGTTTCGGAAGGTGCGTGTGTACGAGCGAGGCCATCGCACGCTGTCGGTCGGTAGCGAGTTCCGACGCGACCACCGCGTCGGCGAGTTCGCCGAGCGTCGCGGAACCGTCTTTTCGGAGGGTATAGACGACGCGACGACGGTACGCGCTACCGAGCAGGTCACACGAGCGGTCGATGCGCTCGTGGTCCGTCCACCTTTCGTGTCCACCTACCATCGCCTTGATTTACTTTCAGCGTTCACTTAAGCGATGGACACCTTCCCGTCCGTTTCACGGCTACGCTGACTGACCATTGTGACTGTTTTGGTTCGTTGAATCAGGCGTCGAACCGACCGGACGGTTAAAATAGCCGCCGTGGTACTAGTGCTATGACTCTCATCGCGGACTCTTACTTAGAGACGCCAGTCCTCCAGTCCGCGCTCCGGGCGGCCCCCGAGATGAACGTTACTATCGAACAACGGACCTCGCGGAAGTCGAAACCGTTCGCACTGGCGTTCTGGGCGTCGGAGGAGACTTCGAGGCGTTCGAGGCGGGACTCGCCGACGACCCGACAGTCGGCGACGTGACGGTGTTGGCCGACGTAGACGACCCTATCAGGTCGAACTGACCGACGAGGGCGACGAGCGCCACGGTCTCACGTTCGACCTCAGAAAACTGTACGCCGCCGACGAACAGGGCGGCGACTCGCTCGGTCTGACCGACCGCCAGTACGAGGCGCTCCGGACCGCGACCGAGATGGGCTACTTCGAGGTCCCCTGCCGGGTCGAACTGGAGGACATCGCCGACGCACTCGGCGTCTCCCGTCAGTCGGTGTCCGAGCGACTCCGACGGGCGACCGAAGCGCTGGTCCGGGCGACTATCTACCACGACTCCGAGATGCCGGACGGCGAAACGACGGACAGAGAAACGAATGACGACGAGGCTCCCGAGAACGACGGGTAGGCTACTACTCGCGCTCCTCGGGGTCGGTCCGCCAGTCGTATCGCTCGACTGCTCGGTCCGCCCTCGCCGAGAGACCGTAGGGGTTTCTGGTCTCGCTCCGGTCTTTGAACCGCGCCCAAAGACCGTCCTTACACCCGACGACCACGTTGGTCGTCACGCGCTTGCCGTTGCCCATCCATTCGGAGGGGGCTTTCTCGCCGCGAATCACGTCGGTCGCGTTCTCTACGGCGTCTGACGCCGCGTCTCGGAGCGTCCGCCGGAAGATGCCGGGTCGCGGGCCGTAGTTTTTCACCAGTCGGTAGGCGAGCGCTCGGTACTTCCACCCCCAGTCGCGGCC
It contains:
- a CDS encoding amidohydrolase family protein, whose amino-acid sequence is MLELEHRFRVVDVHARLNADAGGVQTRGRAISPDRLEREMHQAGVVRSVVFPGARDGGSYVSANNAVARRSVDRPFLAFARINGPRDPGERASSRLRNLAARRKDHHTSPEDVEQYAYDDRFHGFKLNPAEDGLPDEETLDQLEDVALPVLVHAGEGFSPAAAEDSLLSRSFPVVLAHFGGHPLNRELMTDAVDMLERNDTCYLDTSYVRYRDLLERAVMEHPDRVLFGSGSPSSHPNVAVMEILTLDVPEDAMRKVFDKNARRVLDDSLPGDF
- a CDS encoding winged helix-turn-helix domain-containing protein, giving the protein MADNGGDDRKSDEGTCTDSDDSAGASNDSPETDQPTPGVSLSLDATLELLAHSDRRAILDYLLDAEDSTATVGELADYLVAKKAERTGEQPGHDHVLSTLHHVHIPKLADSGVVDYDPRTKEVRYWGSDRLETWHERIQSREDT
- a CDS encoding DUF7344 domain-containing protein, coding for MVGGHERWTDHERIDRSCDLLGSAYRRRVVYTLRKDGSATLGELADAVVASELATDRQRAMASLVHTHLPKLADFDVVEYDDPEDGVALSDGVEALEPFLTLAARQETDGAQLVQSDEGPDAIAGNAPD
- a CDS encoding helix-turn-helix domain-containing protein, coding for MTDRQYEALRTATEMGYFEVPCRVELEDIADALGVSRQSVSERLRRATEALVRATIYHDSEMPDGETTDRETNDDEAPENDG